The nucleotide window TATGCGGCAGTATTAGTTATTATAGTAATAGTAGTGATCAATTGTTTTATTAAtagttaaatattaaatattaatagttAATAATTAGTTGTTTATTCAGTAATTTAAAGTAAAAATGTTAAGTAAAAATAACTGTTAAAttagttattaaatataaaaataatagtatTATCTTGTTAATTTTTACTCTCTCAATCTCTAAatattagtataaatattatatcaattaataatataaataagagataatattttaactaaagtgaaaatACTATACATTACCTTAAAATACTATTACTGAACAAGGCTAAAATGATATAATCAAATAGAAGATCCAATAGGTGTTTAAACCTTATCTatctttaaaattaataataacatAAAGTAGCTATAAATagtaaggaaattattatttaattttatatcatcataattataaaaaaatataattaaaacctttaaaatattactaattaatgTTTTGCGTGAATTTTACGTtgtagctattattattattattattattattattattattattattattattattattattatgtaatcACCATATAATAATTTTGAATgtaatgaaaattgtgtaaattGAAATGCCATCACATCATAACTTCCATTATAGTGGTGTATGCAGATTATTTGCTAGGAGATAAACATTAGATAGCacatcaattttttattttttttttatttttttttttttgtgagaaGATAGCACATCAATTTTCTACATgagtttaatattatatttgaGAACTTGGTggtttatttcaatttttttttgttcTCATTTTTATGGATCTATCAGAGAAGGAAAAGCTCATTGCCTAGATTCATTGCAAAGTTAGGCTTCAGCATCTTACTTTTTTACTGTTGAAGTAGCCGGTAAAAGGTAATAAGATGTGGCATTAGCTTAGCAAGGCCGAAAGGTCATTGTCATTTCAGAATTTATCTTAATGACTTTGCTTCCAAGGTTCCTGAATCCTCGTGGGTAAGTAACTTCCAAGCTAAACCAATGAGCTAAAGCACCCaccaatttttcatttcattgtgGGGCTGCCAATGTTTTTCTTAGTTGATTCGATTTCTATTAATTCTGAAAACGATTTTAATCAGCGTTATTAAACTTGTGGAGGGACCAAATTGGTAGATCAGTGGCTTAATCTTTGAGTCAATAGTTTAATAAGTgggttattaaaaaattatttaaatgtaatatatattaatgtaaataaataaatataattaattaaattttagttatttaaaatcaaattttaatatttattaaattatatttacataaattttaatagtgtttttaaattttatataaaactattcaaataatataatacataaaaaatttttgtaaatataattatctttttaatatttataaaatattaagtatatattgaaaaaaataaataaattattttataaaatttagtaTATtattatagaattatatatatattgaaataaaaaacacataattataaaattagctcaacgaaattttaatttaaaaaaaaaaattttaagaaattttgagtttaatttttttattaacactaaaaaaaattacttcaattgattaattaaattagctGAGTtacattaatttattaatttaattattgagtcAATTGAATCATCTGGATATTTTCTTATCTGATTCAACTACAATGGAACCTCTTTAAAAATTTTTGAGTACTAGGCGGCTAACGCAAACAACTGGGCCACTGTGAGTCTGTTGTTGGGCTTGTGCGGATATCAACAACTTTTCGCAAGGGCTAGATCGTCCTGCTGCCTTTATGAAATTTGGTCAAAAAATGTCAATTCTATTGCCATGAAAGAAAATTTGAATGTTCAGACCGCAACAATTGAAAGCCGACCGACAAGAGGAATATGGATTGAACAAAGTAAGCCGAGATTGGAGGAATCCTTATCAGATGTTAGAGAACTGTAGTCACGAGGTTCAATTTCGCCCTCAGAGTTTTGTTTTTTGATTTATTATACCTTAGAGATTCCTAACCTATCTGTTTCATTAGATGCTTAATCTTGCTTTCTTGTTTAAGTCTTATATTTTGAAGAAATATAGGGCTTGTTAGTTGTTAGAAGTTGCAGTTCTAAAAGCTCTATTTAATTTCGTAAAAATTGAAGACCTAGATACCTATGGGATTGAATTAGAAAATATTAGCAATGACTCAACAAGTCTTGATAGAGTTCAGCTTAAGATCCGATCTCGATAGGTTGAATTTACTGAATTCTGACCCGAACAGTATGGATCTTGCCATCAGATCAAGTGTGCATCTTGGATCTTGAAGAGATTGGATAGATTGAATCAATAAAATAAGTTCATTCTTATGTTGACATGGTATAATCTTAGTGCCTAAAGCATGCAACGAGTTCAAATTGGTTAAAGAAATCCCGAGAATTAGTCTAAATTTTCTCTTAACACTATATAAATAGGCGATGAACACGTAGTCATGTACGTGAAATTTAATATTATAGAAGATTGTTTCATTATTATTTTCTCTCAAATAGTATAACTAACTTGGGTATTGAAGTGGTTGTCAAACGACTTCCGACTTTATCCTATTTTTTATTTTAGACAACCTAAGATCCAAAAACACTCGGCATGAGGTCCAATTGTTAAGAATGAGAGTTTACACTTCCCATCTATTAGAATTCAATTTTATTAGAGAACACTAAACTTATATGGTGGGATTTACTCTTAAGATCACTCGAGAAGGAGACCTAATATTGGTAAACCGAGACTGATTTGAAAATATCCTAACATTAAGTATTGAAAGAAATGAAACGCTAGCATATATAGCAGCATTTGAATCCATTTAAGGCATTAATGAGATTCATATTGCCATGTATTTCAATTGCTGTAGACTCATCTTTATTTGACAATCATCTATTGATTTAGTATCATATACTTCAGCTTCATTTGGCATTGGATttcaaggtaaaaaaaaaaaaaaagcttttaaaaaatcattttaaatgttaaataaattattttattattttaatgtgcTCTTATAGCTAATacagattaaatttaatttttactatttaattaatatattaaagaaaatacTAAACGAAATCTAAGCATAAgaacaatattttaaaaaatagaaatttcCATCCGTTGGGTGgctaactatttttttttttaatgaaaaagtTAATGTCAATTATATATGTAGTTTAATGGGTTTTCTCATATTTGACGACTACAAAACCCTTTAGTTTTGAATTTCTCTATCCACCCATTTAATAGAAATTTTAACTTTTATGGTGAGACTATTTTTTGCTAATTAATAGCTTATGCTCCATTTAACCTACTTCTTATGCCTCCAATTtgtattagaaataattttttaaaaatatttttctacgTAAAATCAATTACATTAAATTAATAGATAAATGCCAAtattctagatttttaagttgaaatatatatatatatatatatatatatatatatatatatatatatatatatatataatgtttcctttaatatacaatttcattttcATAGTTGAAACATGTTCTGAAATGGGCAGCCAAAATAggcttttatatatttatatacttaGAAGTCAAAAGAATCATGAGTTTGGTGAAGAATGATACAGTACTGAGTGGTGAGGAAAGAAGCAAAATCATTCAGTCACCAATGGCCAACCGTCCACGAATTCTGCTCAGTGTTTCCAATTGCAAGTACAGGACGGAACCTCTACCGAATTCTTCCCATGGTTTTCAAGAATATACAAAAATTCTTCTTGCTCCCTAGCTCGTACAAATTCAATCTAATCTAATCTCCTGAAGCTAATCAATTAAGCTACCAGCAGTTTTTATCAAGTTGGTGTATGAGGTCAACAAAACAATACTAAAAGTTAGgcctttaattttctttgaatCTATTGCATGGAGGAAAGTATTTGATTGAGAAGAGACAATTAAAGTGCTTGAAAAGATGTTTGTGTGAGATGGGTTGTGCTTGTGCCTGCCTgtctttttctatttattttctaTGCTATAAAAAGAGAATCCCTAAACGTGAAAGACCTGGATTCTGGGAGATCAACATGAATGATTGCATTGAAACAAAATATCAgacaaaaatcaacttggaaaaaaaaattttgatcgATGATCGATGATGAAAATTTAAAGTGAGCAAacatctttttcttttcattattaTTTGTTTATATGCTTCCTGCTAAGGGGGACATGTCTAAATTAGGCTCTGTTTAATGCTGCTTTTTAATAAAAGCTATCCCCTTTTAGATGAAATTCACCCTAAAATCAACAAAATATTATCATTGAAGAATTTAAACTTAGTATGAGTTTTAGAGGCTTATGAAAGAATTGATTATAATAATTTATGGGAGATCCTACAGCGAAAGAATTGAATGGCCCAAAGCTAGGGTTTCAACTTTGATGTCtcacaatgaaatgaaatggataaGGATATGTAAACTCAAGCGGTCGTAGTTGAAAACCAATTCTATGGACTTTTTGAATGGCTCGCATATATATAGTCCTTATCTTCTTGTTTCTTCGTCTGGTAAACTTCTGAGTAAGCACTACTTTATATTGAACATGCTACATATAGTCCATATTATTACTCGTCAAAACATGACTTTTTATTACTATCACTGTGCCACCAAAAACGATTTATGGGAAAGATTTGCTTTGAAAGGAAAGAGACAACTTGCTATATGAGGTGGATGATATGGATAGCCATTGAATGAATTGCAGTGAACTTCGATcagatttaaaataattttgagtTTAATAATAATACCTGCTATCAGGTTCGGTTTTATACATTAAATAATATATCAGatttattcaataatttattagTTTAATAAGTTCAATCAGATTGTAAAATTCTCATATCATGCATATATGTAAAAGGTTGGGTGGATATAGTTGCGGGGTTGAAGGTGGATGATTGGAAGCTTGGATCTTTTGTTGTTGACGCCATGTTTAAGTAGACCCTCACTCACCCACCCAcccctttctctttttctttcccttCAAGTTAAGCTAGTGTACTTTTCTTTATTAGCTGATGTAATAGCATTGTTTAGATACTTTCTTtagtttattattttctttaattttattatttcattttttagtatattttaattttaaaaacttcaaaatacaaaataaattttcaaattactttttttaataatataaaaattataatttcctaaaaaattattttaaattattatttcaaacataatttaaatgagtGATCGAATGAAAtaggtaattaaaaaaaaattaaattatatgatacacGTAGTTTGCCACATAAAAAATTCCcttatttataagaaaaaaaattaaaatgcacaaaaaaaaaaggaaaagagggagaaaaataaataaagaaagtaAAACCTTTTGAGTGCTTAACTTCCAAGAAatccataataaaaaaaaaaaaagagaaaggaaaATGGAACTTTTAGCAAATGCTCCTcattacataaatatatatttttttcaccTAATCTATCACAAATGACACAGCCACAGCTATACCTGTTGCTTAATTATGGATCACATCAAGCTTGATTGATTGGTGGATATTACACTTATGCATTCACTGTGGATATACTTACACCAAAAGCATCCATTAATGGAAATTTTTAAGCCCTTAAATCATCACCTTTTATTTATGCTTGTTTCCACTTTCTATTGCCACAGCTATCTTAACCTCTTTGATTTTCCTTTGCATTTAGAAGAAGAGATGTGTGAgtgttttctccaattattataatTTCATGTCTTTTTCTTCCActaagtttatttaattatttttataaaatattcttttatttttctaatttatttatatGAACAATGCCTCACAttgatatttataaaaaataatcataatttatttaatacaattattATACGTACAGTGAATATATTCTAATAGTTAATTATGACGACACTCGCATGAGACATAATCATAATAAAATAGACATTTGATGTTTTACTTTGTCTAACCTCAGACTCTAACCATATGAATTTGCATATGTATACTACTACATGGTTTGTCTAGAAAAGGATAAGACTTTGTTGAAATGGAGAGATGATAGCACAAATTCATGATGCTAAGGCTAATGTAATGgattaattaattttctcaatATACATTTAAGTCCTCAAGTAAGGGAAAACAAACAAATTTGCCAATAATTTTCAATGTTAGTGACAAGACCATATTAATCAAGacgtgaaattaaatttgattcttGTTGTTGATTGAAAATGAAAGATTAATGTTAGGTCGAACACTTATTGTGACTTTACTAAAACATTATTTTGTTAGGACAAAATTAATAATGTATTAATTAATTCTAATCAAGTAAATGCTTTGAGTGGTGATCGTTATTAAAGTCGTTTTCAAACCAAAAATTTATAACCAAAAAACAGAAGGTCAGTGGTATAGAAAATAATGTTACAACATTATTGTATATTTTGGTGCTTCTTTTGTTTTCCTTCTTCATTAAGTTAATATGGAAATTGGCAAATTGCTGATGGCTTGCTTATTGaacttattaaattaatttttaggaaaaaaattatttgcatgttttatATTAAATTCTTCaacttttattaaaattattggaTATCTGAAGAACGTTTAGAGAAAATTCTTTTTAATAGGTTTTATGAAAAAACACACTTACGAGTTTAATACCATatccaatccaaaattttaaaacaattgaTTTATGAGTTCTTCCTATTTGTATATCTCCCACTCATCTTATATCTTTTTTTGATGTGAGAATTTCACACTTATATATTTCCAACAAAAATTTACATCAAGAATTCTTTTAATAGACAATAAaaatatgtaaattttatatctttaatttcATGTAGGATTAACTTTTATGTGAGTGTATATCTCTTTTTTAGATGTTTCATTTGATTTTGACAGTTCTCTCAATCCatttaaactaaaaaaataattaaaaattttaattaaattaattaatttgatttaattttttaattagaatcaAATAGTGTTCAGTCCTATGTAGTGTATTTCtaccaaaaaaattataaaacagaGAATATTATAAAACAAACTTTCAAACATGAAAAATTGTTTAACCTTTCATTTATTTTCCCTTCCTATTCCTGAATTAAacattatatttttctttttattgaaAAAAATCCCAAAAATgagttatttatataaaaaaaattgattaattttCAAAATCATTTCATATAGATTAGAACTTCAGACGTGAAAATTGTTTAACCtactatttattttcttttcctatTTTATGGATTAAATATTATCGTTTTCTTTTTTTATTGAACAAAAATGAgttatttataaaagaaaaaatgtTTATAAAAGAAATGAGTAAACTTTTCATGATTCAACACTCTTTTCCTGATAAATTTAAGGGAAGGGTTCACCTGTAACTCAAATATGACTGTAGTGACATCTCGGAAGGCATTTGTGTCTGCATGAAGTTGAAGGTCTTTTTATTCACCTAACCCACAGAGTAATATTATAATTCTTGTACGGAAACTTGTTTTCTGTGattgtggagagagagagagaatggccAGGGGAAGAGAAAGCATCTTCAAATAACGATAATAACTACCTACCACAAGCACATACATTATGTTAGGGAATTAACGAGAGGGAAGGGAGAAAAAAAAGGGTATTCATTAGAAaattaaaagagagaaagagaagaatgGGAATGGGCAAactaaaaattgtaaaatttgatTATAATGGAGAGATCCAAAATAAAACTTCAGGATATAGCCACCCAAAAAGGCTCTCAATTTAACAATCCTTTGTTCTCTCGTTCGGTTAATTATTAGATACATCGGGAGCACTATTAGAAAATAGTGCTCCCTCTCTCACAAAAAAGTGGACCATTAGTATAATATAGAAAATGTATCCCACGTAATTGTGAGAGAGATGATGCATGTACATAGGGTGTACCTGATAATTTCTCCTCTAGTTCACCATCTTTGCACCTTCTTGATCTTTGAAAATTTTCCATTCCCATTTCAGCTTCAACATTCAAATGATTTTCTTCTGCTTCTTTTTCAATGTACCCAACATTTTCTTCCTCTTCTCGGCTGGCTGCAACATTTACTTTCCCTACTTGTTCTTCATAATCATTCTCCTCCTCCACCTTCTCCTCTTCTtcgtcttcttcctcttctcccaTGTCTTCCTCTTCGTCATGATTTACGTCATTTTCAATCTCTTCTTTTTCATTCTTGGCTTCACTTGTAGAGTCAAAATTTGAAGCAGAATCTTTGACAATATATAGTCGAAGGCGGCCATGGCTTCTTTCAGTTTGGAAATGAGCGTGTGTTGATAGAACCTTGACGGCCTTGATAATCAACCTCCCATCTTCGCGGTGGGGCCTAACTCGAAGGCATTCTGATCCAATCATCGTTGTCAAGGGAGGTGGAAAACTTCGAGAATTCGCTTTCCCAGCTCCCAAAAGTTGACGAGGTTTCTGTTGCTCCCTTGTTGGAGAATTTCCTGCTTCTGGCTCCACTGAACACAATGAGAAAATGCTCTTCTCAACAGTATCAGTACCATTTTCGTTACCTAAGTTCTCAGTACATAATTCCAGGCTCTTCTCACTAAGCGTTGAGGGGTAACGCTTAATTAGAGGATGTACATATGTGTTCTCTTTCTCCATTGATTCTTCGGGACCCTGAGAGGTGTTGGAAAGAGCCTGGAGGAAGCTCCACCCACCCATATCAGGATTTGGGATTGAAGATATATGCTTATCTTCATCTTGGCGTCTGTCGCTAAGTTCCTCAGTGGTGGAGTCAAATGAACAAGGTTTTAAGGCTAATTCGAGGGGTTGAGAGAATTGGGGTTTCGGTGAAGACAATCTGAGCCTCATTGTCCTTTGCTCTACAACCTGAGACTCAAGACAAGACTGCAAACCTTGGCAAACTATAATTGCCATTATAACAAGTTATATGATACTAAACTATGAGAAGTGAAGGGCAAAAAAACAAAACAGCAAAAGCCCCCCCAGCAAGAGGGTATGGGGGCAGAGCAAAAACAGAGGATTCAagctttgagtttaaaatgaaaaGGATACTGATTCCTGCAGAGAAATATATATAGGAGAAGAAGAATAGGGAAAGATAAGAAAGGGTTCGGGTGCGAATTTGTAGTCTAACGAAAAATCGCCAGGTGGAATAGCCGGGAGAGAGCTGGGTGGGGGAAATTTTTAGCTTAGATTAAGTATATAAACATATgagttatatatttaataatagatTTATAATATTTATGCGTAGGTTTATGGTGAATtagatttaaataataaaaattttaaagggAGAgaggagcttttttttttttttttaacaacacTTGAAATATTCAATTCTTAATCTACCACAAACTAAAaggagaataaataaataaaatatgttaaaggAGATCCTTATTATAATATTCTTGATTTTgacttaattttaaaatatgaaattcagccaaaataaaaaataaaaatcacccCTCTATATTTTTcacatggttttggtggtctgTTAAGAATGTCTTCACCTGGGCATGACGTGACTGTAGTTAAAAAGAGAGACAGACGGGGGTGTAATGATGCTCCAAAAATTACCATCTTGCTTTGCCATTCAATTTTCTTTTGCTTCCAAAAGAAAACCAACAAAAGGCCAAAAAAACTTGGATTCTTTTATATATTTCTTGATACCTGATCGTGACGGCTTTTCCTTTTTCTACCCCAGTTTTTGTCTAAACAGAAAACACACCATCCATTGTTTAATGTATGATTGGTCTCTTGAGAGTCAAAGCCCAGGTTGATTGGTTTCCAGGggaataaattcaataataatttaaaatcaaagaataaaataaaatgggtCCCCACCCTCTATCCTCTTAATGCTCATCACTCATGCCGACCCATTATGACTGGACGATCATGAGTTATTATTCAGGCTTCCATCTCTAATAAACTTCATTGGAATCTATTAATTACAGTCCAGTAAAGAAAACATATATAGCCAATTGATTTTAATTTGTACAATTTTACATAAAATAATAGCCAATTGAAAGTGAAGGTTAAAATGGTGAGATTGGGAGTTGAGTATGAAAAAAAATGTTTAGTAAAGTATGCAAT belongs to Hevea brasiliensis isolate MT/VB/25A 57/8 chromosome 4, ASM3005281v1, whole genome shotgun sequence and includes:
- the LOC110667385 gene encoding protein FANTASTIC FOUR 3-like isoform X2, with the protein product MAIIVCQGLQSCLESQVVEQRTMRLRLSSPKPQFSQPLELALKPCSFDSTTEELSDRRQDEDKHISSIPNPDMGGWSFLQALSNTSQGPEESMEKENTYVHPLIKRYPSTLSEKSLELCTENLGNENGTDTVEKSIFSLCSVEPEAGNSPTREQQKPRQLLGAGKANSRSFPPPLTTMIGSECLRVRPHREDGRLIIKAVKVLSTHAHFQTERSHGRLRLYIVKDSASNFDSTSEAKNEKEEIENDVNHDEEEDMGEEEEDEEEEKVEEENDYEEQVGKVNVAASREEEENVGYIEKEAEENHLNVEAEMGMENFQRSRRCKDGELEEKLSENKFPYKNYNITLWVR
- the LOC110667385 gene encoding protein FANTASTIC FOUR 3-like isoform X3, which gives rise to MAIIVCQGLQSCLESQVVEQRTMRLRLSSPKPQFSQPLELALKPCSFDSTTEELSDRRQDEDKHISSIPNPDMGGWSFLQALSNTSQGPEESMEKENTYVHPLIKRYPSTLSEKSLELCTENLGNENGTDTVEKSIFSLCSVEPEAGNSPTREQQKPRQLLGAGKANSRSFPPPLTTMIGSECLRVRPHREDGRLIIKAVKVLSTHAHFQTERSHGRLRLYIVKDSASNFDSTSEAKNEKEEIENDVNHDEEEDMGEEEEDEEEEKVEEENDYEEQVGKVNVAASREEEENVGYIEKEAEENHLNVEAEMGMENFQRSRRCKDGELEEKLSVIIVI
- the LOC110667385 gene encoding protein FANTASTIC FOUR 3-like isoform X1; this translates as MAIIVCQGLQSCLESQVVEQRTMRLRLSSPKPQFSQPLELALKPCSFDSTTEELSDRRQDEDKHISSIPNPDMGGWSFLQALSNTSQGPEESMEKENTYVHPLIKRYPSTLSEKSLELCTENLGNENGTDTVEKSIFSLCSVEPEAGNSPTREQQKPRQLLGAGKANSRSFPPPLTTMIGSECLRVRPHREDGRLIIKAVKVLSTHAHFQTERSHGRLRLYIVKDSASNFDSTSEAKNEKEEIENDVNHDEEEDMGEEEEDEEEEKVEEENDYEEQVGKVNVAASREEEENVGYIEKEAEENHLNVEAEMGMENFQRSRRCKDGELEEKLSGSYYRYLKMLSLPLAILSLSPQSQKTSFRTRIIILLCGLGE